In a single window of the Terriglobia bacterium genome:
- a CDS encoding DUF58 domain-containing protein, translating into MSRWRSPFSFSITRAGSVYILSVFLIALAAVNTGNNLLYLILATLLSAAVASGIFARLSLRSLFVSLQVPQNVFERETVSIKISLKNRKRWFPSFSILVEDLSLIRTRRRPGLFRMLKFWNSDSPSRAGGETPVLHHPAYFSAIPPGEARAELISQTFARRGKYLLDGLRLSTRFPFGFFCRGERVSVSGEVLVYPSIREISSDFHLLPFLPGRLEGKRPGQGESLYAIRTYREGESARLIHWKATAKTGKLMAREYARDEESEFCLILDTAIHSPQAESSDQFEGAISLAASLAAHFVREGAEFEYLTPGEYVARGTGIEHLYRILRSLAVVKCEPAAGADSGGRALTETEADLNKQFSTGLEKDQLARIMSDKVFKIFLTSRPRGTFPASIWRSSYVIYFDEL; encoded by the coding sequence TTGAGCCGCTGGCGTTCCCCCTTTTCTTTCAGCATCACGCGCGCAGGCAGCGTTTACATCCTTTCGGTTTTCCTGATTGCGCTGGCCGCCGTCAACACGGGTAACAACCTCCTGTACCTGATCCTGGCGACACTTCTCTCGGCTGCGGTCGCCTCCGGCATCTTCGCGCGCCTCTCGTTGCGTTCGCTTTTTGTTTCCCTGCAGGTGCCGCAGAATGTTTTCGAAAGAGAAACCGTTTCCATCAAGATCTCACTGAAGAACCGGAAGCGGTGGTTCCCGTCGTTCTCGATCCTGGTCGAGGACCTCTCCCTCATCCGCACCCGCCGTCGCCCCGGGCTCTTCCGCATGCTCAAGTTCTGGAACTCCGATTCCCCTTCCCGTGCCGGCGGAGAAACCCCGGTATTGCACCACCCGGCTTATTTTTCGGCGATTCCGCCCGGAGAGGCGCGTGCAGAGCTGATCTCACAAACTTTTGCGCGCCGAGGCAAATACCTCCTTGACGGCCTACGCCTCTCCACCCGGTTCCCTTTCGGATTTTTCTGCCGTGGCGAGCGCGTTTCTGTGAGTGGCGAGGTCCTGGTTTATCCTTCGATCCGCGAAATCTCCTCCGATTTCCACCTGCTCCCCTTCTTGCCTGGAAGGCTGGAAGGGAAGCGTCCCGGACAGGGCGAGAGTCTTTATGCGATCCGCACCTATCGCGAAGGGGAAAGCGCGCGCCTGATCCACTGGAAGGCGACAGCCAAAACAGGCAAGCTGATGGCGCGCGAGTATGCGCGCGATGAAGAGAGCGAGTTCTGCCTCATCCTGGACACGGCGATTCACTCTCCGCAGGCTGAATCTTCAGATCAGTTCGAGGGGGCGATCTCCCTTGCTGCCAGCCTGGCAGCGCATTTTGTCCGCGAAGGCGCGGAGTTCGAATACCTCACTCCCGGCGAATATGTTGCGCGCGGCACTGGCATCGAACACCTGTACCGCATCTTGCGCTCGCTCGCGGTGGTCAAATGCGAACCTGCCGCCGGCGCAGATTCCGGCGGCCGGGCTTTGACGGAGACTGAAGCCGATTTGAACAAGCAATTTTCTACAGGTCTGGAGAAAGATCAGTTGGCGCGGATAATGTCCGACAAGGTATTCAAGATCTTTCTGACCTCGAGGCCGAGGGGAACCTTCCCGGCGTCAATCTGGCGCTCCTCCTATGTGATCTATTTCGACGAGCTATGA
- a CDS encoding MoxR family ATPase yields MSAAIDLEPKLRKLQQAIETVVLGKSEPVKLALVALLAEGHLLIEDVPGVGKTTLARSLAQAFDCTFRRIQFTSDLLPSDILGISVFNQSEQAFEFRRGPIFANVVLADEINRTTPKTQSALLEAMSEGKISVDNQTYSLPRPFMVVATQNPIEHHGTYPLPESQLDRFMLRIRMGYPEVEAEKEILRRPNGRPSVEQIAPVLQARDILEVQQAVTEVRLDESLLDYILAIVEATRRSEFLLAGVSPRGSLALHRAAQALAYYEGRDYCIPDDIKRLALPALSHRVIVSAKYASPGKRSEEAEEILAEILQGIEIPL; encoded by the coding sequence ATGTCCGCGGCCATTGATCTCGAACCTAAGCTCCGCAAGCTGCAGCAGGCGATTGAAACCGTCGTGCTGGGAAAATCCGAGCCAGTCAAGCTGGCTCTGGTAGCACTGCTCGCCGAAGGCCATCTGTTGATCGAGGATGTGCCGGGCGTGGGGAAAACAACGCTGGCACGGTCGCTGGCACAGGCCTTCGATTGCACCTTCCGCAGGATTCAGTTTACGAGCGATCTTCTGCCCTCGGATATCCTCGGCATTTCCGTGTTCAACCAGTCCGAGCAGGCCTTCGAGTTTCGCCGCGGCCCGATCTTTGCGAACGTGGTTCTGGCCGACGAAATCAACCGCACGACCCCCAAAACCCAGAGCGCGCTGCTCGAAGCCATGAGCGAAGGGAAAATCAGCGTCGACAACCAAACCTACTCCCTGCCTCGTCCGTTCATGGTCGTGGCTACGCAAAACCCGATCGAGCACCACGGTACCTATCCCCTGCCCGAATCCCAGCTCGATCGCTTCATGTTGCGCATTCGCATGGGGTATCCGGAGGTCGAAGCGGAGAAGGAGATCCTGCGGCGGCCAAATGGCCGGCCGAGCGTCGAGCAGATCGCGCCGGTACTGCAGGCCCGTGACATTCTCGAGGTTCAACAGGCCGTGACCGAGGTCCGCCTGGATGAGTCGCTGCTCGACTACATCCTGGCGATTGTGGAGGCCACGAGGCGTTCCGAGTTTCTGCTCGCCGGGGTGAGTCCGCGCGGCTCGCTGGCCCTTCATCGCGCGGCTCAGGCCCTCGCTTATTACGAGGGGCGGGACTACTGCATTCCCGACGACATCAAGCGGCTGGCACTGCCGGCACTATCCCACAGGGTGATCGTCAGCGCAAAGTATGCCTCCCCCGGCAAACGCAGTGAAGAAGCCGAGGAAATCCTTGCTGAGATCCTTCAGGGCATCGAGATCCCGCTTTGA
- the ruvB gene encoding Holliday junction branch migration DNA helicase RuvB: MTEQSSHHTLLSPVARTEEQSFELSLRPQHLKQYIGQDKVKENIEISIRAATRRKEALDHVLLYGPPGLGKTTLATVIANEMNVNIRTTSGPVIEKRGDLAALLTNLKKNDILFIDEIHRLHPAIEEILYPAMEDFYIDIMIGEGPGARSIKMPLQRFTLIGATTRAGLITAPLRGRFGIIHRLDFYSHQELAIIVHQSAALLGVEIDDHGANEIASRCRGTPRIANRLLRRVRDYAEVKSDGRITRPVAMAALTMMDVDTYGFDEIDRKLMLTILEKYNGGPVGVGALSAAISEDEDSIEDIYEPYLIQIGFLDRTPRGRMATRKAYEHFKILPPSSQKNLF, from the coding sequence ATGACGGAACAGAGTTCTCACCACACTCTCCTGAGCCCGGTCGCCCGTACCGAGGAGCAGTCTTTTGAGCTGAGCCTCCGTCCTCAGCACCTGAAGCAGTACATCGGGCAGGACAAAGTCAAAGAAAACATCGAAATCAGCATCCGGGCGGCGACCAGGCGCAAGGAGGCGCTCGACCACGTGCTTTTGTATGGCCCGCCCGGGCTGGGAAAAACGACCCTGGCCACGGTGATCGCCAACGAAATGAACGTGAACATCCGGACGACCAGCGGGCCGGTCATTGAGAAGCGGGGCGATCTGGCGGCCCTGCTGACCAATCTGAAGAAAAACGATATTCTGTTCATCGACGAAATCCATCGCCTGCATCCGGCCATCGAGGAAATCCTCTACCCGGCGATGGAGGACTTCTACATCGATATCATGATCGGGGAGGGCCCGGGCGCCCGCAGCATCAAGATGCCGCTGCAACGATTCACGCTCATCGGGGCGACGACGCGCGCCGGCCTGATTACCGCGCCCCTGCGCGGCCGCTTCGGGATCATCCATCGCCTGGATTTTTACAGCCACCAGGAGCTGGCGATCATTGTCCATCAATCCGCGGCATTGCTCGGGGTGGAAATCGATGACCACGGCGCGAACGAGATTGCCTCGCGCTGCCGCGGCACACCGCGCATCGCGAACCGCCTGCTCCGGCGCGTGCGCGATTACGCCGAGGTCAAGTCCGATGGCCGCATCACGCGCCCCGTGGCGATGGCCGCATTGACCATGATGGACGTGGACACGTACGGGTTTGACGAGATCGATCGCAAGCTCATGCTCACGATCCTGGAGAAATACAACGGCGGACCCGTGGGGGTGGGCGCCCTCTCCGCCGCGATCAGCGAGGACGAGGATTCGATCGAGGATATCTACGAGCCCTACCTCATCCAGATCGGTTTCCTGGATCGAACCCCGCGCGGGCGGATGGCTACACGCAAGGCATACGAGCATTTCAAGATTCTGCCGCCCAGCAGCCAGAAGAACCTGTTTTGA
- the ruvA gene encoding Holliday junction branch migration protein RuvA, with translation MIGQLRGKLLHKKPNLVLVDVQGVGYEVSIPLTSFYELPEEGNEISLKVHTHVREDALALFGFCTQREKDLFLKLISISGIGPRLAVSILSGAKVEELAQAIADGNLTRLTAIPGIGRKTAERLVLELKSQITPFLLPEQQRAAGASRGAGGLQEDVLSALVNLGYPRAGAEKALAAVLRSGNIERSFEGLLRHTLQMLAG, from the coding sequence ATGATAGGTCAACTCAGAGGCAAACTTCTCCATAAGAAACCGAACCTGGTCCTGGTCGACGTCCAGGGGGTCGGCTACGAGGTATCCATCCCGCTCACGAGCTTCTACGAGCTCCCCGAGGAAGGGAACGAGATATCGCTCAAGGTGCACACCCACGTGCGGGAGGATGCGCTCGCATTGTTCGGGTTCTGCACGCAGCGGGAAAAGGACCTCTTCCTCAAGCTAATCTCCATCAGCGGCATCGGCCCCAGGCTGGCCGTCTCGATTCTGTCCGGCGCCAAAGTAGAGGAGTTGGCGCAGGCGATTGCCGACGGCAACCTGACGCGGCTCACCGCAATCCCAGGGATCGGGCGGAAGACTGCGGAGAGACTGGTCCTGGAATTGAAGAGCCAGATCACGCCGTTCCTGTTGCCGGAGCAGCAGCGGGCGGCCGGCGCATCCCGCGGCGCCGGTGGGCTGCAGGAAGACGTGCTCTCCGCCCTGGTCAATCTGGGGTATCCGAGGGCCGGAGCGGAGAAGGCACTTGCGGCCGTCCTCCGCTCTGGAAATATAGAGCGCTCCTTTGAGGGGCTGCTCAGGCACACACTGCAAATGCTGGCCGGATAG
- a CDS encoding helix-turn-helix domain-containing protein, producing MATNDRNSPALTTWKEIAEYLGISQRTAQNWAKEKGLPVKHLPGPRGRVLADPLELENWKKTAVLIHENGRTAWYASVRFLRSYALVLTALALIALAISARSYLAAGKPGPPAGYHFDYKTFVATDSAGNIVWKAPLPEPVYAPHYVPEPTARPPVWFGDLNGDGRTETLLLYDPINRHEAGCTLICFSDKGRELWHFATNGTVSDLERTFSPPFLIANFMVADPDKDGRNEILVTSHHFSDYPNQFVILDHDGNVTGEYWHSGFLGLIDTMDLDQDGVDEILLADVNNGYKSATLVVLDPRKVAGASSQPAGDVHQLQGFMRGSEKAVVLFPRSCINQKIDDYDVTGLMSVHGGTIRIETVEKKDDLGCRITYVLDGNLTVIDIQASDRFRAVHRELALSGTLDHSFSDQELQELKKGVRVIRNASVK from the coding sequence ATGGCAACCAATGATAGAAACTCTCCAGCACTGACTACCTGGAAGGAAATCGCTGAATACCTCGGCATCTCCCAGCGCACCGCCCAAAACTGGGCAAAGGAGAAAGGCCTGCCTGTTAAACATCTGCCCGGGCCGCGTGGCAGGGTTTTGGCAGACCCCCTGGAATTGGAGAACTGGAAAAAAACCGCGGTGCTGATTCATGAGAACGGGCGCACTGCCTGGTACGCCAGTGTAAGATTCCTCAGGAGTTATGCCTTGGTATTGACGGCTCTTGCGCTGATCGCATTGGCCATTTCAGCGCGGAGCTACTTGGCCGCAGGCAAACCCGGCCCGCCTGCCGGCTATCACTTTGATTACAAAACTTTTGTGGCCACAGACTCAGCAGGAAACATTGTCTGGAAGGCGCCATTGCCGGAACCGGTTTATGCCCCACACTATGTTCCAGAACCCACCGCCCGGCCGCCCGTGTGGTTTGGAGATCTTAACGGGGATGGCAGGACGGAAACGCTCCTCCTGTACGACCCCATCAACAGGCACGAGGCCGGATGCACCCTGATATGCTTCTCCGACAAAGGCCGGGAACTATGGCACTTTGCCACAAATGGAACCGTTTCGGATCTGGAGAGGACCTTTTCTCCTCCCTTTCTGATTGCAAACTTCATGGTTGCGGATCCGGACAAGGATGGGAGAAACGAGATTCTGGTCACGAGTCACCACTTCTCAGACTATCCAAATCAATTCGTGATCCTCGACCACGACGGGAACGTGACTGGCGAGTATTGGCACTCGGGATTCCTGGGGTTGATTGACACCATGGATCTGGACCAGGATGGCGTCGATGAGATCCTCCTGGCGGACGTCAACAACGGTTACAAATCAGCCACGCTGGTGGTACTGGATCCGCGCAAAGTTGCCGGCGCCTCCAGCCAGCCTGCGGGTGACGTGCATCAGCTTCAGGGATTCATGCGCGGAAGCGAAAAAGCGGTTGTGCTGTTTCCACGGAGCTGCATCAACCAGAAGATTGACGACTACGACGTTACAGGTCTGATGAGCGTTCATGGGGGGACCATCCGGATTGAGACAGTTGAGAAAAAGGACGATCTGGGGTGCAGGATCACCTATGTCCTGGACGGGAACCTGACAGTCATCGACATTCAGGCGAGCGATCGTTTCCGGGCAGTTCACCGGGAGCTCGCCCTCTCCGGCACGCTTGACCACTCTTTTTCAGACCAGGAGTTGCAGGAGTTAAAGAAGGGGGTTCGCGTCATACGCAATGCGAGTGTGAAGTAA